The segment GAGAGAGAACAGGAGTATGAGGAGGGAAGCCATCTCCAATCCAGGCCTACCCACACAACATTGTCTGATCAGATTAAGGTGACAAGTCCCATAGCTACTTTGAGCTTGTGACTGAAGTACACCCAAGCACATATTACATGGTGAACACTCAAACTACAGTTGCTTAATCTTAACATATCCCTTTGTCTCACTTCAGCATTGTGTAGGTTGGAGTAAAACTGCACAGCAGTTCCTGGAGGTTTCCATGAGATTTTCTGGGCTTCAGAGCAGCtgtaaggtttaaaaaaaaaaaacttgtgagGAAGAAGGGACATGCTCTTAAGCACATTTATGTCCTTAGCGATAAGGGCCAGAGGAAGGCGACACAGTGGGAACTCAAATGACCTGTCCCCTACAGAGGGGCAGATAGTCCCTATCaggcttccctccctctcccattacCTAATTGTATGATTCAAGGAGATGATGGAATTGCAGAAAGAATTGGTGCCAAATCGAAGTATACAGGCAGACACTAAGATCAGGAAGATGGCTATAGCTGAGATGACCAAAGCAATTCGGAGCCCTATAGAACCTCTGAGGAAGAGAAAACAAGTTTTATGGCTGAGGTGGGACTCATTCACCTAGGCCTCTCATTATCAGTAGGGCAATCACCTCTGGGAGTCCTCGATGCAGCTGCTGTAGAcccagaagaagaggaggagaaggcagtaGAGCGCCAGGATGCCTGAAGCTCCTGCCACAAAGTAGCAGAGGGAAGAGGCTGAGGGATGTGACAAGGCCAGATAGGTGCCATTGAGTGCAACCGCACCATACAAGGGACAGCTACCACCGAAGGAGGCCTGTGGAAAGAAGCTGTTAAGTCCATTTCAGTTCAATACGCAAGATGCAGGTTCCTGTCAGATGTAAGGACTAGTTCACAAGTTTAGGTGAAATGGAGAGTAATGTGCTGGGAACAAAATCTCAGGTCCCAGAAGGATCCAAATTCAATGGGTTATAAATGTAAGAAACCCAAGAGAAATCACAAGTTTTGCCCTTTCCATCAAGCAGAAATTCCACAGTAAACGCTACTTCTTTAGTCCTTAAACAAGAAGCTCTCTTAATCTGTAAAAGGAGGCGTCCTAGACTCCTATAGTGATTCAAAGTATTCTCTCACCAGGACTACCCAGCAGTAGTTAAGATTCAAATGCACATAGCTGTATGTTTCCTCATTTCACACATCGTGTTACCATCGTGCGGCACCATGATCTTCTCTACTACTACACTACATTTTGCTTTtagttgtttatttcttttttttgcacAAATGTTTCTATTATTGGATGGATGCAGAGACGGCCTGTGTGTCTCAAAACACTAGTAGCTTATGAAGCTGGACTGTGCATGTCCAGTTCCTTTGGGGAGGAAACAACTTTGGAACGTCTAGCCCCTAGCCGGATGTAGACAATGCGGCCAGCCCCCTACGCAAGCCTGCTAGACCCTAAGGCCGGCCCGCCCCCGCAGCCGCACCTGGGTCCGGGTCAGCGCCGCGGCCGCCAGAGCCCCGCACAGGAAGGCGGCCGTGAAGAGCACGAGCTCAAGTCGCTGCAACCAGGGCAGCGCCATGGCGCCCAGGCCACCAGGAAGCCAACCGCCCAAGCCCCGCCCACGAGCACAGACACGTCACTTCCGGGTGCGGGTTTATTCTCGGAGGCTTAGCAGCCTCATAGCGGCAGGTACAGCGAATAGTCTGAGAGCGCCCAGCGGCGGGCCGGGCGGCCAGTACGGCCGATCATGGGCAACTTCTGCACGTAGCGGGACGCGGGACTGGGCCCATACGGTGCAGGGAAAGCAGTTTGAAAGAGGCGCCCGCGGCAGCGCCGCCCGGCCTGACGCCCTGCGATTATAAACCGGAAGTGAGGGGCGCCGCGGGGCGCGAAGCGGCTCTTCTGGAAGACGTCTCGCGTTCCCGCGCCGGGACCCTGCTGACGAGGAGCGCCTCGCGCCCGGTGTACACGAGGTAGCGGCCTGCTCTCCGAGGTGGCGTTGGCGGCGGCGAGGGTTCCACCGCATGGGCTTTCGTCACCCTGAGGGCTGACCACGGCGCTGGCAGTCAGCTGCGGCATTTTCCGCACTGAATCCGGGGTAGTTGCAGGCTCCTTCTTGTCTCCGGGCGGTCGTGGGGCCGTGGGAGCAGGCTGGCCAGTGCCGAAGCGGGTGGCCAGGCTGTCACCAAAGAAGGAGTATAGTTCACGGTAGATGTCTGCTAGGGTCAAGGAAGAAGGATCCTCTGATCCCGCAACCCCTGACGGCAGCAGGAGGCCAGACCCAAAACCTGGTTCGGAACCGCCCCCAGGGGGAGACTCTTGTAAGAGAAGGCTGTCCCAAGGCAGGTCCTCCGCAGGACGGTACCCTCTCCCGCCAAGGCCACCGCGGTTGGGTTCTGCTGCCTGGGCTTTCATCTTAAGTAGTCGCTCTACGGCTACCTGTAAAACAAAAGAGCTAGGAGAGCTCTCTCAAAGTAAAGCTGCTGAGCTCCTGCAAGGAGGAGAAGCTAGGACTGGTAACTCACCAGAATAGCTCCATATACTTTGTGCCCATCTGCTTTGACCTGGGCATTAGATACGGAATAGTCATCCAGCACAGCCTGCAAGTTTGTCCAGTAAGTAGGCAGATGTGGGTAGAGGACTCGCTCCACTGCCTAGAATGGAAAGAAGGGATGCAGTTAAGTAACCTTGTTCCATATGCCCTTTCCCACAAAAGATCCACTCGATTTTTGACTGGGCTcagttctctattaccttactGAGAAGATATCCCTCGTCTCTGGATACTGTATGTATAAGCTTTTGGTAAGCATAAGGgataaaaacatacaaacataggCAATATAAAAATGCCCCATTACTGACATTAAGGGGTAATAAGGCATGATTAAATCATTACGACACAGAAATTGTTTGCAGACTGCTATTAAATACAATCCGAAAGGAAGTGGTGTTCTGACTAGAAAAACTAGAGCTGAGTTCAGACCACACACGTAAAAACAATACTGGGAGCCCAcactgggccttgaattcatgagaATTCCCCTTCTTTAGCTTTCCAaactctgggattataggcagtgTACTACTACACATGACTTTGTACAGTTTAAAATTGTGTAATCATCTGGGGGCAAAGCATGTCTAAACAAAGACGAGGACATTAGAGATGGGGCTTTGATATATAAAGTAGACTTGGATCACTCATCCAGAGCATGAACATTTGAAAATGCTAACCAACCGTCACACTCCTAGGAAAAATGTTGAAATAGGgattacatttaaaataactATAAAAGACAGCAAAACACTCTGCTAAAATTTACAGACATTAATGTACACCCAGAAAAGCTATCTTACCAGCAGCCATCCCCCAGACAGGGTGATTGTTCCAGAGTCAGTACTATGAGCCACAATTCCCAAGCCTTCATGCCCACCAATGCAGAACTTCCTCTAAGCTATGAGACAATCAAGCTATGTGACTGACCTGGAGAACTCAACAGCTCAGTGTGAGGACCACCAAGATCAACATGCCTAGAGAGGTCTCTGTGCCTAACCATGTGGTCTGGTGCCTGTTCAACGCCTGCTGCCTGGATTTCATTGCCTATGCCTACTCTGTGAAGTCCAGGGACAGGAAGATGGTGGGCAATGTGATAGGAGCCCACTTATGCCTCCACTGACAAGTGCCTGGACGTCAGCTCCCTGATCTTCAGCATCCTCATGGTGATTCTCTGCATCATTATTTTCTCTACTACCTCTGTGGTAGTCTTTCAGTTTTATTCACAAAGAACGCCACATTTGGATTCTGGCTGCTCAGGGTCTACTATCCACATCTGGCCCTCCCTTAAGGCTGAGGCCTTGACCCTTTACCCTATGCATATGCAAATGTTACCTTCACCTATCTGTCCACAGTGGATTCAGTAAAGTGCACTTGGtagcaaaaaggaaggaagaaaagaaagaaagagggctggagagatggctcagtggtaagagcactggctgctcttgcagaggacttgggttcaattcccaggaattATGAAGCACCTAACAACTGTAAATCCAGTTTTAAAAGGGACTGAAGCATCACATATACATAGGCATAGGTATGTAggcaaaaacaccaatgcacataaaataacatttttttcaaaaagctgctactaaaataaaacaaaaggaattcGAGGGGGCCCAACAAAATGGGTCACTGTGTAAACACACTTGCTGTACAGGCCTAGTGACCTGAGAGAGAATTCACTCGCCACACATGTACTGTGGCAAACATGCCTATGCACACACATCATAACTTCTATAATAACAACAATGACCTatgcacacatatcatacacttctataataataacagtaatgaCCACACATGTACTGTGGCAAACATGCCtatgcacacacatcatacactTATACAATAATAACAGTAATGACCTTTGTTTTCAAGAGGAGGTGAGATGTCGCTCAGTGTGTTGAGTGTTTGACTAACAAGCTCTAAGCCTAgatgtgatcccagcactgcataaaatgGATGTGGTGATCCTGTTTTTAACCCTAGCatgccagctctcaggaggctgcaGCAGATTCAAGGTCACCTTCAGATACAAAGCAAACCCAAGGGCAGCTTGGGATAAATCAGCACATAAAAGTCTAGTTTAAGCCAACAGAACCAACagaatgtttgtctttctttttttgttttttttccaacttTAATTTCAAATTTGAAACCAGTCTAGGTTTCATTCAAagtccttggtttttgtttgtttgtttaaaaaagccaggcatgatggcataagccttttatcccagcagtgGAGGTAGGGGTCAGAGGCTGaggaaggtttctctgtgtaaccctggctatactggaactcactctgtagaacttACAGCCtcaacctcagagatctgcctgcttctgctggaTTAAAGGCGTATGGCAAAAACAATTTTCTTGGGGCGCGGGGGGAGggtaatttgtattttattttgtcttttatatgTAGgtactttttctccttctttaaaagccctctccccacccacccaccttgtGGCTCCCTACCCCTCATCTGTTTAGCTCAAATGACATGGCTATTTCCTCTTTACTTCAACCTCCACCTCTAGGCAGCTTCTAGATTTACCGCTTACGGACCTAAGATGCTTTACACTCTACTAAGcttaaaacacacagacaccaacAGTATTTCCGCATACCAACAAAGGTCAATCCCTCTAGCAGACACCACTCTAGCAGAATTTAGGAAGAAACATAACAaaagggatggggtgggaggtgggggaatgGTGCAGACCACTGGCCAAGGTCAAGAAGACCCATCCTTTGACAGCCAACACTGCAGAAATGAAGTGATGAAGGGTGTTGGTTCTCCTTAGGGCAATCACCATAAGATTGTGAGGACtcagggttgggtatttagctcagtggtagagctagcaagtgcaaggccctgggtttggtcctcagctccgggtttttgtgtgtgtgtgtgtgtgtgtgtgtgtgtgtgtgtgtgtgtgtgtatgtgatgatTCATGACACCATCAAGATCACTTGATATAATATTTCCctcaaacctttttttaaaaaaatataaattcaaaatgaaacaaagaattaTTCAGTGGACATAGTCATATTAACAGAACTAAGACATATAattgggggatggagagatggctcagcagttaagatcactgactgctcttacagaggtcctgagttcaattcccagcaaccacatggtggctcacaaccatctgtaatgggatctgatgcactcttctggtgtgtctgaagacagctacagtgtattcatataaataaaataaatctttaaaaaaaaaaaaaaaaccaaacctgagGGTATTTCCTAACATGGTGCTGTGAAACCGGCAGGAATTTTAACAAATCAAGTTCTGAAGGGATGAGAACTTACAATAAAACCTGGCCTAAGGCAAGGTTTCAACGTGGCAGCATCAAACACACACCACTTTCACAATAAAATACACACCAATGACATTTTTCCAACACTTATAGCCAGTCACTCGCCAAGATCTGTGAGAAAGCCAGAGTCCTCACCTTCCAGCCTAGAGCATGCAGCCCTACCACTGCCCCATAGTGAGAACAGAGAGGCCGTACAGGGTCTGTCAGGACCTTCTGCAGGGAGAGCAGAATCTGCTGATAGAGGCCACTTACAAGGTCTCCATGAGTCCTGTGGAAGTAACAGGAGGAAAGAGAATGAGATACCACACATAAGGTGTGTAACATTTGTAGACCTCTCTGAGACAGGCTGCCAGGTGTGACTGGCCCAGGATCCAAGGGACAAGACTTCTATATCTTAGTATATTTGTAACTGTACCATGGCCTGCCAGCTAGGGGGCTCTAAGGAGAGGCTCCACATTTAACATTTAATCTAAGAGCCAGAGGCATCATACAGCTCCCTATCACAACCCAATCAACTCTATAAGCTATCCCACCCTCTGTTCAGCTTGAGCCCAATGGCTACCAGAAGATGTGGCTGAGTAGGAGGGCAGCCCCATCTCGCAGAGTCCAGTGGTCATTCAAAGGGTTGATGGAGGCAGCCAGTGGCTCCAAGACACAGTAAAGCACGCTGCCCACCAGAGATCGGACATAGGGCCCCAAGCAGAGGTGTGGGTTCCGTATCAGGCTCCGTGCTACCTGCAGTAGTCGGTGCAGCTGCTCCAGGTCGTGGCTTACAGATTTTACCTGTGGTAGGAGTGGGTAGCTTagagagacatggagagacagGAGCTTGCAATTCTGACAGCATCTTCTATGAGCCCTAAACCAAGAAGGGTCATGTTCGCTAGAGAATTGATCACTTACCCCACTGACCACATAAACAAAGTAAGGCAGGAGTGCTGCAATCTTGGAGTTTGTCTGCAGGTCCTGGAGGGCAACCTGAAAGAAACCACCTCAATAAAAGGAAAGCTCTGGAGCCCGGGTTAGGACCCATGTGTTAGCAtagcatgggctggagagatggctcagtggttaagagccccggctgctcttccagaggtccagagttcaattcccagcaaccacatggtggctcacaaccatctgtagtggggtccagtaccctcttctggagacagtgacagtgtacttatatataataaatgaataaatctttaaaaaaaaaaagaaacccactgACATAGACAAGAACAGTACTGTCTgtttacaagaaaagaaaagcacaaggcTAAGTGTGGCACAGGAAGCAGGTGGGGGCCAGTGTAAAGCCAGCATGACCctctttccaaaagaaaaaaaagtggggacaGTGAGACTGTTCAGTCTGGTAAAAGCACATGTTGCACAAGGCCATCAACCGAAGTTCAAATCTCACAAACCACGTAAAAGTAGAAGAAAGCTAACAAGTGTTTTCTGGAGACGGGGTTTCTatatgtaacagccctggctgttctggaactcactctgtagaccaagctgactttgaacccacagagatgctcctgcctcggcctcccaagtgctgtaactaagggcatgtgccaccaccaccacgctcagagtgttttttttttttttttttaaccttcacaCAGGTGCACAGCATGCACAAGTGTGTGAGCAATTGTTCTGgtttttttcgtttgtttttggtttttgtttttgtttttgttttttgttttttttttaagacagggtctgatGTAGACGGCCCTTTaattatgtagctgaggacaccttgaacttctgatcaccCCGCTTCCCatttcctaagtgctaggattactggTGTTTGCTGCCATGTCTAGTTATTCAACATCATGTTAACTAAAAAAATGGAGCTGTAGGTTTCCCTTGGTGGCTGGAGCCTGTATAGCTCTGCAAATGGGAGGCGGAGACATAAAGGATCACTGCAAATGGCCCGAGCTgccacagtgagttccaggccacagGTTACACAGCAAGACTAAGACTaacccttgtctcaaacaaaacaaaaccccagctaAAAAAGGTAAGCTGTGAAAGCAGATTATGCTTATGTGATAGCAACAGTAACTTGCACTAGGAGCTAACCCGCGGGAGTGAGCCGCAGACCGTGTGCTTTCTACTGAAAATAGCTCTGTCCTAAATGCATACTGGTGTTACTTTTATAGGCAGAAGACATTTattacagcaaaaacaaaactacatctggggctggaaagatggctccgaAGTCGAGAGCGTTAAGAGTAactgctgttcttacagaggaccagggttcagttcccagctctcaCGGAACAGTTTACAACTCTGTAACTCCATTGTAGGGGACACACagcctcttctgatctccatggacACTGAGCAAAGACGATGCACTttcatgcatgcaggcaaaacactcacacacagcaaaTAAAAAGCGAACAGTTCTTTAAGAAGATTAAAAAGCAGCTAGGTGGCGGTGGCACATCccatcaatcccagcactcaggaggcagaggtgggaggatctctgtgagttcaaagtcagcatggtctacagagataCTTTTAGAAcgaccaagaaacaaacaaacaaacaaacaaacagtgtctGGAAAACAGCTAAGAGGTGGGCAGGGTGCCTTTTAATCCTAGAGCTACAGGGAAGGAGGTAGGCAGATCTACTGAGTTCATGGTCATCAGGCCAacctacatagaaagaccctgtctcaaaaaacataacCACCCAAAAAAACCCACCTCATCCATAAACTTGGGGCCATCCAAGCCCTCTAGACAAGGAGGTGAGAGTGAAGAAGGGCCTAGCTCCCAGCCTCACAGCTGCTAGCTACAGGTGACTAAGAAGACAAACAAGAgctaagtttctgtttccttggctTTTGTTGTCTACAGTGACAGGGTCTTACAAAGAAGCCCACAGTCCAGCCTCAAACTTGCCATCTTCCAACCAGTGCTGATATTATAGGCCCATGCCACTGTGCGTGCCTCTGAGTGTTGGGACTCCAATCCAGGCTTCTGCATATGCTAGTCAATGCAGGGTAGCCTACCAGCCAAGTTCTGGGGATAGAAACGGATGCTGGCAATGTTCCTAGTTTATAAGCACAAAAGCAGCAGCTAGACATGTGAGGACGGAGGATCTAACTGCA is part of the Rattus norvegicus strain BN/NHsdMcwi chromosome 1, GRCr8, whole genome shotgun sequence genome and harbors:
- the Tmem179b gene encoding transmembrane protein 179B isoform 2 precursor (isoform 2 precursor is encoded by transcript variant 2), which codes for MALPWLQRLELVLFTAAFLCGALAAAALTRTQASFGGSCPLYGAVALNGTYLALSHPSASSLCYFVAGASGILALYCLLLLFFWVYSSCIEDSQSCSEAQKISWKPPGTAVQFYSNLHNAETSSWVNLILWCLALMLQVMQCKFQATPYQPQERGDPEWSSETDALVGHRQSHS
- the Tmem179b gene encoding transmembrane protein 179B isoform 1 precursor (isoform 1 precursor is encoded by transcript variant 1), which gives rise to MALPWLQRLELVLFTAAFLCGALAAAALTRTQASFGGSCPLYGAVALNGTYLALSHPSASSLCYFVAGASGILALYCLLLLFFWVYSSCIEDSQRGSIGLRIALVISAIAIFLILVSACILRFGTNSFCNSIISLNHTISCSEAQKISWKPPGTAVQFYSNLHNAETSSWVNLILWCLALMLQVMQCKFQATPYQPQERGDPEWSSETDALVGHRQSHS
- the Taf6l gene encoding TAF6-like RNA polymerase II p300/CBP-associated factor-associated factor 65 kDa subunit 6L isoform X1; this translates as MHSSTGAMSEREERRFVEIPRESVRLMAESTGLELSDEVAALLAEDVCYRLREATQNSSQFMKHTKRRKLTVEDFNRALRWSSVEAVCGYGSQEVLPLRPAREGELYFPEDREVNLVELALATNIPKGCAETAVRVHVSYLDGKGNLAPQGSVPSAVSSLTDDLLKYYQQVTRAVLGDDPQLMKVALQDLQTNSKIAALLPYFVYVVSGVKSVSHDLEQLHRLLQVARSLIRNPHLCLGPYVRSLVGSVLYCVLEPLAASINPLNDHWTLRDGAALLLSHIFWTHGDLVSGLYQQILLSLQKVLTDPVRPLCSHYGAVVGLHALGWKAVERVLYPHLPTYWTNLQAVLDDYSVSNAQVKADGHKVYGAILVAVERLLKMKAQAAEPNRGGLGGRGYRPAEDLPWDSLLLQESPPGGGSEPGFGSGLLLPSGVAGSEDPSSLTLADIYRELYSFFGDSLATRFGTGQPAPTAPRPPGDKKEPATTPDSVRKMPQLTASAVVSPQGDESPCGGTLAAANATSESRPLPRVHRARGAPRQQGPGAGTRDVFQKSRFAPRGAPHFRFIIAGRQAGRRCRGRLFQTAFPAPYGPSPASRYVQKLPMIGRTGRPARRWALSDYSLYLPL
- the Taf6l gene encoding TAF6-like RNA polymerase II p300/CBP-associated factor-associated factor 65 kDa subunit 6L isoform X2, with protein sequence MHSSTGAMSEREERRFVEIPRESVRLMAESTGLELSDEVAALLAEDVCYRLREATQNSSQFMKHTKRRKLTVEDFNRALRWSSVEAVCGYGSQEVLPLRPAREGELYFPEDREVNLVELALATNIPKGCAETAVRVHVSYLDGKGNLAPQGSVPSAVSSLTDDLLKYYQQVTRAVLGDDPQLMKVALQDLQTNSKIAALLPYFVYVVSGVKSVSHDLEQLHRLLQVARSLIRNPHLCLGPYVRSLVGSVLYCVLEPLAASINPLNDHWTLRDGAALLLSHIFWTHGDLVSGLYQQILLSLQKVLTDPVRPLCSHYGAVVGLHALGWKAVERVLYPHLPTYWTNLQAVLDDYSVSNAQVKADGHKVYGAILLFCFTGSRRATT